In Candidatus Cohnella colombiensis, one DNA window encodes the following:
- a CDS encoding DUF2306 domain-containing protein — MRVRSSSVRMWTFGILAFLAVAIGMYALILYGSPDRLREQPFTTEKGTLPALWYSVLCAHAISAGLALIIGWLQFVKKIRHRFPNIHRMIGYFYSAFIVIGGITGLYLAFYSNGGWSAHLGFAMLSTLWLYTLYRGINSVVMKRDHVEHGKWMIRNYALSCAAISLRLYTGASAGLLGLMDTNETFVVIAWLCWVPNLFIAELINSKHKRLQRPYNSEIRQ, encoded by the coding sequence ATGAGAGTAAGATCGAGCAGCGTACGTATGTGGACATTTGGAATATTGGCTTTCCTTGCCGTAGCGATTGGAATGTATGCATTAATATTATACGGATCGCCAGATCGCTTGCGAGAGCAACCATTCACGACAGAAAAGGGGACTCTTCCTGCGCTATGGTATTCCGTGCTGTGTGCGCATGCCATTTCAGCTGGACTTGCGCTTATTATCGGTTGGTTACAGTTTGTTAAAAAAATACGCCATCGTTTCCCGAATATCCACCGCATGATTGGCTACTTTTACTCCGCATTCATTGTCATCGGGGGCATAACCGGATTATACCTTGCCTTTTACTCGAATGGAGGCTGGAGTGCACACCTTGGCTTTGCAATGCTGTCGACTCTCTGGTTATACACACTCTATCGCGGCATCAATAGTGTTGTGATGAAGCGTGATCACGTCGAGCACGGAAAATGGATGATACGAAACTATGCGCTTTCCTGTGCGGCCATTTCACTTCGATTATATACAGGCGCTTCTGCTGGACTGCTAGGATTAATGGACACGAACGAAACGTTTGTGGTCATTGCATGGCTATGCTGGGTGCCTAACCTTTTCATTGCAGAGTTAATCAATAGCAAGCATAAACGCCTTCAGCGTCCTTATAACTCAGAAATTCGACAATAA
- a CDS encoding PaaX family transcriptional regulator C-terminal domain-containing protein, producing MISFEKQILFLLTRVPSISIQQFIEIYTARGYTQQSIRNAVSRLKKLGYIEAKERSRYSITDHGQRTLSAVANKGYYHYSNQWDGEWQLVTFEIPDVDRAKRYQLRNQLTNLGFAPLHKNTYISPWNYVDEVNRLAEQLELQSHVTQMKGQLQHFEMTRERAASMWNLDEVRSSQDEVWVWFENEYFPTINRLKEQKDALQIFIKYLELGERMGGLAILDPMLPEPFLPIGWRGSELMSSLYEQFASLHHDVPEDAFYYAFMKG from the coding sequence ATGATTTCTTTTGAAAAACAAATTTTGTTCCTGCTGACTCGTGTTCCATCCATCTCGATTCAGCAGTTCATCGAAATTTATACCGCTCGCGGCTATACGCAGCAATCGATTCGCAACGCAGTCTCTCGTCTAAAGAAGCTCGGTTATATAGAGGCGAAGGAACGATCGCGCTATTCGATTACAGATCATGGACAGCGCACATTATCTGCGGTTGCGAACAAAGGCTATTATCACTATAGCAATCAGTGGGACGGAGAATGGCAGCTGGTCACCTTCGAAATTCCAGATGTAGATCGAGCTAAACGGTATCAGCTTCGCAATCAATTAACGAACTTAGGATTTGCGCCGTTGCATAAGAACACATACATTTCCCCATGGAACTATGTAGATGAAGTTAATCGATTAGCTGAACAGCTTGAGCTACAGTCGCATGTGACGCAGATGAAGGGACAGCTGCAGCATTTTGAGATGACACGTGAACGGGCGGCCTCGATGTGGAATTTGGATGAGGTGCGCTCATCACAGGACGAAGTATGGGTATGGTTTGAGAATGAATATTTCCCGACTATTAACCGTTTGAAGGAACAAAAAGACGCATTACAGATATTCATAAAATATTTGGAGTTAGGTGAACGTATGGGGGGGCTAGCGATTCTTGATCCGATGCTGCCCGAACCGTTTCTTCCGATAGGCTGGAGAGGCTCTGAGCTTATGAGCTCCCTATACGAACAATTCGCTTCCCTACATCACGATGTGCCAGAAGATGCTTTTTACTATGCATTTATGAAAGGCTAG
- a CDS encoding YbhB/YbcL family Raf kinase inhibitor-like protein yields MKIKDKNLVKGNMTLSLMLIFAFVLTLVGCSGKSNESDETETAQAQPEPAQVMPFQLTSSAFEDGGRIDIKYTYTNKNLSVPLAWGTPPEGTKSLALFMVDLHPVAGNWVHWVIANMPADTRELSEGVSKTEQIPPGSLEIKNSFGTVGFGGPQPPVGSGDHEYKFILYALNVESIELMNRVSYERFQEIVKDNVIASVELSGFYENK; encoded by the coding sequence ATGAAAATAAAGGACAAAAATCTAGTCAAGGGTAACATGACGTTATCTTTGATGCTCATTTTTGCTTTTGTGCTCACCCTCGTAGGTTGTTCTGGAAAGTCTAATGAATCGGATGAAACAGAAACGGCTCAAGCACAGCCTGAACCCGCACAAGTGATGCCGTTCCAGCTAACCTCATCGGCTTTCGAGGATGGGGGGCGGATTGATATTAAATATACATACACCAACAAAAATTTGAGCGTTCCGCTCGCTTGGGGTACTCCACCAGAAGGAACGAAGTCGCTTGCTCTGTTTATGGTAGATCTCCATCCGGTTGCAGGTAATTGGGTACACTGGGTAATCGCCAATATGCCGGCTGATACGAGAGAGCTTTCTGAAGGGGTTTCTAAGACAGAACAAATTCCTCCAGGAAGTTTAGAAATTAAAAACTCGTTCGGCACAGTTGGATTTGGTGGACCACAACCGCCAGTGGGCTCCGGTGATCATGAATACAAGTTTATTTTGTACGCATTGAATGTAGAGTCGATTGAATTGATGAATCGTGTATCATACGAACGCTTTCAAGAGATTGTGAAAGACAATGTGATCGCGTCAGTTGAACTTAGCGGTTTTTATGAAA